One Leopardus geoffroyi isolate Oge1 chromosome C1, O.geoffroyi_Oge1_pat1.0, whole genome shotgun sequence DNA segment encodes these proteins:
- the LOC123598204 gene encoding NADH dehydrogenase [ubiquinone] 1 alpha subcomplex subunit 5, whose protein sequence is MAGLLKKTTGLVGLAVCESPHERLRILYTKILDVLEQIPKNAAYRKYTEQITNEKLSMVKAEPDVKKLEDQLQGGQLEEVILQAENELSLARKMIQWKPWEPLVEEPPANQWKWPI, encoded by the coding sequence ATGGCGGGTTTGCTGAAGAAGACCACGGGCCTTGTGGGATTGGCTGTGTGTGAGAGTCCACACGAGAGGCTAAGAATACTGTACACAAAGATTCTTGATGTTCTTGAGCAAATTCCTAAAAATGCAGCATATAGAAAGTATACAGAACAGATTACAAACGAAAAGTTGAGTATGGTTAAAGCGGAACCAGATGTTAAGAAATTAGAAGACCAACTTCAGGGTGGCCAACTGGAAGAGGTGATTCTTCAGGCTGAAAATGAACTAAGTCTGGCAAGAAAAATGATACAGTGGAAACCATGGGAGCCTTTAGTGGAAGAGCCTCCTGCCAACCAATGGAAATGGCCAATATAA